One genomic window of Chelonoidis abingdonii isolate Lonesome George chromosome 5, CheloAbing_2.0, whole genome shotgun sequence includes the following:
- the AP5S1 gene encoding AP-5 complex subunit sigma-1 produces the protein MVHAFLIHTLHPRPGEEAGLCRVLYSRVFGSERLDQSPEEPGLYDLEKERLGRKEQILAVARQVDSTSKLLHQASGRPASDFPVQLPDEPISLQDAPSGVFRLPPGDPFCENKTVLWLGVLSLGFTLVCDPQENLMLAENTLRLVVKYLLEHLKLLNQGSDVVLKADKTEIILSKFLPHGQLLFLNDQFVQGLEKELGACLSK, from the exons ATGGTTCACGCATTCCTCATCCATACGCTGCACCCTCGCCCCGGGGAAGAGGCTGGGCTCTGCCGTGTGCTGTATTCCAGGGTCTTTGGCTCTGAGAGACTGGACCAGTCACCAGAGGAGCCCGGGCTGTATGATCTCGAGAAGGAGAGACTGGGCAGGAAGGAGCAGATTTTGGCTGTGGCGAG GCAGGTGGATTCAACATCTAAATTGCTGCACCAGGCATCAGGGCGCCCTGCCTCTGACTTCCCTGTCCAGCTGCCCGACGAGCCTATTTCCCTCCAGGATGCTCCATCTGGGGTGTTCCGCCTCCCTCCTGGGGATCCTTTCTGTGAGAACAAGAcagtgctctggctgggggtcCTGTCTCTGGGCTTCACTCTGGTGTGCGACCCCCAGGAGAACCTGATGCTGGCCGAGAACACCCTGCGGCTTGTGGTAAAGTATCTCCTGGAGCATCTgaagctgctgaaccagggcagtGACGTGGTCCTCAAGGCAGACAAGACTGAGATCATCCTGAGCAAGTTCTTGCCCCATGGGCAGTTGCTCTTCCTGAATGATCAGTTTGTCCAAGGACTAGAAAAGGAGCTGGGTGCCTGTCTGTCCAAGTAG